The nucleotide sequence GAAAGAGAGGATCTGTTACTGGTGGCAGTGAATCACACCGCACATTCCTCTGAGCATCTGATGACGGCAATCATGCATGATTCAACACATGGAAAATTCCGATCAGGAGCCGACCTGTCCATTTGTCCCGAAGATCATCCTGATCTCCTCAAGGCTACACTCAACAACCCTAAACCTTCAGCATTGATCTTCCAAGGAAGAATCATACATTTGTTTTCCGAGAGGGATGCCACAAAATTAGATTGGTCTTCTACAGGCGCCGATTACATCATGGAATCAACTGGAAAATTGACCACTAAGGAAAAAGCCGAAGTTCATATCAAGCATGGAAAAGCCAAAAAAGTTTTGATTTCGGCGCCAAGTAAAGATACACTAAATTGCGTATACGGTGTAAATCACCATGTGTATAttggggaagatgatgtcTTAAGTAATGCTTCCTGTACAGTGAGTTCCAACATTTCAAGATGATGTCACGAAAGCTAAATCATGTGTTTAGACGAACTGTTTGGCGCCCTTAGCTCTCGTTCTACAGCGGGCCTTCGGTGTGGAAACTGGAATGATGACGACAATTCATGCAAGTACAGCAAGTCAGAAAGTGCTTGATGGATTCAGTACGAAAGATATTAGACAAGGTAAATCTCATCTACACAGGCTCCATAAGTCTGAGCtcgaagctgatgttgagTTCGGAAATAGGTCGTTCGGCTATGGGAAATATCATCCCAGCAACTACAGGTGCGGCCCAAGCAGTAGTGAAGGTGTTGCCGGAGTTAGCAGGCAAATTCCATGGTACGCCATTCTACTTTTTGACGGATGTGGTGTTACTTACGTTATGCCCAGGTATATCCGTCCGAGTGCCGGTGACAAATGTTTCTCTTGTTGATCTGACTGTGACGCTATCGACACCTGTTGCGTCCAAGGAAGCTTTGATTAGACCATTCAGAGCAGCGGCTGCTCGAAGACCAATCCAATCGAGCACTCCTCATCCGGATGGTCCAGCTTTAGCCGGTGTATTGGGAGTGTCGGATGAAAAATTGGTTTCCTCAGATTACCTATCTTCGACCCAAAGCAGCATATTAGACGTCGACGCGACTGTCATGTTGAATGATAGAACCGCAAAGATAGTAGCTTGGTATGATAACGAATGGGGATTTTCTTCTCGAAGTAAGTGAATAGTCCCTCAAGTATAAAAGTGGAAAACGAATATACTTTCTGACCTACCGTGAATAGTGTGTGATCTTGTCGCTTACATGGCTAGAAGGGCAGGAGAAGAATAGTCTCGGCTTGAATGCTTGCTTGTTTGATTCAATACCATGATTCTGAAGTCGTTTTATTGATTCAATGAATTCtacttgttgttgttgtttcACCTACTTTAGGCATATAGTATTGTTTGAACTACTACATCAGCATGTTTAGTCAATGCAGGTCAGTGGAAATCATACAGCCTGTATATCACCATTGAGTTGAACAAGAAACAAAGCAGCGTCGGGGAACATACGAATGCATGCACCAATAAGTCCTtaatcttcctcaactttCACCACCTCTCTTTCAGATCCATATACCAGTCTCAGGCTCTCTATCACCgagctttctttcccataGAGTTCGTAACAAGGCATATAGCGATCTACGAATGATCtgacctcttcatctgacATACCTAATCCGCCATTATCCCTCTTCATGTGATGTTCTTGTTGCAATCTCCATTGATAGACATAGTCCCAATCTAAAGGCGTTATCGAGATATGACAATCGAAATAGCTGTCCGTCTCTGTATTCAACTGGGAGAGGTTATCATTGACTTGTAAAATACTCTTCCACTCATGTTTACTTGCTGTTTTTCCAACTTTCCATAATTCTCTAAGCCGATCTTCTGGGAGGCTGTGGAAACCTAATGACCACCCTTCTAGCATGAACACATCTAAATGAACGGGGTTGATGGGGATTGTGGATTTGGAACGATCACCACGACCATTAAATAAACTCTTATCGAAAACCGGTAAAGCCACTGAATTAGAGCTGTTCGACTGCCGGTGTCGGACCTGTTCAAGGGTTCTTTTGAGAAGCTCAATGTCATGAGTACCAGGTGGCCCTCTACCTTGAAGCAGCTTGTTGGAGGAATGTGTAGCTGCTAATGCATCTAATCCTTCACGATCAAGGTAGAAATCTGATTGAGCTAATTAGCTATTTCATCCCGAATTCATGATGCGGACTACGCAGACTCACCGTCAAGTGAAGCTACTGCTGTTGTAAGCTTATAAGACGAGGCTAACAGCTTGACCAGTGCGGCTGCTAAAGTACTTTTACCTGACAATGTAGGAAACATTAGTTTGGAAAATCAACTTAACTGACGGATAGATGCCTGAACTCACCAGCTCCTTGTGGTCCTTGCATGGACACAATTAACGGTCTACCCCTGCCCTTTACATGTCCACGATGCTTCGCAATGAACTCAGCTATAAGCTGAGCTTTATGAGAAGTCAATCTGGTATCTATTGCTTCCGATGTAGACATTTCGTCGAGTGAGAACAATCATCCTGTCTCCTGCCCTTGTCTATCTGACCCTTATAACACCTCAATCCTATTTCCGGCTTCTTACTATTTCCGGTCCGTAGATGAACATGGTGGGTTTACCGCTGGAATTTCTCTAGATGCGGAGGTAAGTTAGTCCACCCGACTTGCGCCAATAAAGCTGCTATTCGGGTATACACGTTGTTTGATGCCAAACCATCAAGGACGTCTCGTGAGCTCTAACACATGCTGACACATCCAATGGTCAGGCTTGTAATGAGATTCTCGTTTCATCGGATATACCAAGCAAATATGAGAGGTCATGGAACCTTCGACACATGAGCGAGGACGTTTTTATATCGGCCCTGTGAGTGCACGTCACAGGGCGAAGCGGTTGTTATACTGACACCTATTCTTGATAGAATGGGTTCCCAAGATTTGCTGGATCAGCCTCGGGGGTTTATCTAGCTGATACAGTACGATCAGATCTGACCTCCAAAGATCACCCAACGCCTGATCCAGGTATCGAAGATGCCTTCATACATCGCAATAACGATGAACCACGTTCAGACGAAACGGCATTATACgatatatatcttcttcgatcaaaAGATATGTTAGAAGAGGATTTGCTTCGTACACGACTCAATCGATATTTCGCTATATGGCATCCCCTTTTCCCGTTCTTGGACGGAGCATACCTACTACAATGCTTCAATAATTCTTTGAAATTAGCTGAGATACAAAAGATGGTGCAATCAAATGACCCCGATAAGCGTGACAACGGACTCACATTTGATCAGATATCGGCTTTTGAGGGCCTTACTCCGGAACAATCATTAGCTTTGACAACCATCTTTCTGGTCATATTTACGATAGGTGGATTAGGCATTGATGAGACAGGAAGCAACGTAGACAGTGCATCGAAAATACCTACAATACATTCAACTTCTCAAGCTACAATGCTAGGTCACTTAGTGGTCGGGGCATGTCAAAATTCCAGAATCCCCGATCTATTCGGTATACAGGCCCTTCTGGCCATTGAACTACTATTCTATGTGAGAAGGACGTATCGGCCTGCTATGCATCTGTCCGGTGTTATTACCAGTAAGCTGTCCAGCTAATCTCCTTAAACATACAGTGCTGTGGCTGATAGATTCTCGTTCAAAGAGCTGGCATACGAAGCTGGTCTACATCGTTGTCCCGAGAGATACGCTACTACTTTCAAGGAAGCTACTGATAGAGACCTGAGAAAAAGGGTATTTAATTCCCTTTACGTTCTCGATAGACTTCTCTCGGCGGACTTCGGTATTCCTCTCATGTTGAACGATTCAGACATAGATACCTGTATTCCAGGAGGTCCAGAAAAACATACTTTATCGGAAGTTGATCTACCAAATCCCAAGCCTCCTGCACCTCCTCTCTCCGAGTCAGCGACTTCtcctccaaatccatcaatcatcccGCCGGATGATCATCACTATAGAGGTACAAAGCGAAAATTCCCAGGCGAAAATGCAGATGAAGTTATCTCACCAGACAACACTTCTCGCATCTCCACCCAATCGAACCCGCTTCCTTCAACAGCCCTCTCTCAGCCCATTCTCGAAGCTGCCGCTGTACAAGCAAAAACCCGCCTGCTTCCTGCATACTCAATCAGTATCATGGCTCGGATGATAGGTCAAGCAATGGAACAATTTAACAAGTCAGTCTCCCATAGGATCATCGACGGTACGTCCTCAGTCTCATAATGATGTTTCTCAATACTTAATTGATTCATCCGAAACAGGCAACGAGGTTCTGCATTTGCGGAGTAGTCTTGATGCGTGGTGGAATGACATTGGACTGGACTGCGAGGCAGATACTGTAAGCTCTTCGCACCCATAAGAGTTTATGCCTTAACTGATGTATATCACTGTAGGAAACACCTAACACCCCTCTTGATCCTCGTCGTCAAATGTCTACCCTATTTACCTGCATGTATCATTCTCAAATTGTCAATCTGAACCGACCAGCTCTTTCATTACCCCCTTTACAAATCCAACATGATCATGCTCTACAGGCTGCTATAGGATCCGTTCGAATCATATGTTCGACCCTATCGAACTCTTTCTTTAAGAACAACGATAATTTATATTGGCCTGGGTACGTGGACATGGTGTTTCTGGGGAGCTTGATTTTAGTCTATGGAGCCAGGAGAGAACGGGCTCGTAATGGTCCAGCCACATGGTGAGGTGTTTTCAGACCACGAACAAGGCTATCGATAAATCATGCACTGACTGGACTACGCCTATTCAGGCTCATACGGGATCTCCGTCGAGCGTTGAGCATTCTAGAGCATTTCGCCAAACGATGGCCGAAGTCGGACAAGTTTAGTAGAGTTGTACGAGCCTTGATTGAGCGAGAAGATCCTGCACACGCGGGGAACGTAAGTCTTGGATCCAGTGTATCTGCATTACCTCGTGATTGACTGATCGTAAACCGAACAATCATTATAGCACACCACTTCGGCAGGCATAATATCTAGCGTAGATGAAAATCAGGTGATTCCAATTACGGAAGAACCGACTTTCGACTTTGCGGATTGTTTTCACTTCAACTTTGATACATTTGCCCTAGAACCGGAATCTATATGGGCGTATCATGTCTCAATGCCTCCGTCTCCTGTGCTGTAGCCTGGACCGCATTCTTTCTTGGTTTCAACTGTACTCAGCGCCATAATCTTTCGATGCAT is from Kwoniella botswanensis chromosome 2, complete sequence and encodes:
- a CDS encoding glyceraldehyde-3-phosphate dehydrogenase, type I, which translates into the protein MGISCMVMKKPIFQNKPNGSSNDQEQSPITNCGVPSSVFPEDQSVLPRPAESLIEVGVHDRDVVIRAATVIPTKQHTQETYLIAKANMPIAVTEQSSLPRVAINGFGRIGRALFRLLLEREDLLLVAVNHTAHSSEHLMTAIMHDSTHGKFRSGADLSICPEDHPDLLKATLNNPKPSALIFQGRIIHLFSERDATKLDWSSTGADYIMESTGKLTTKEKAEVHIKHGKAKKVLISAPSKDTLNCVYGVNHHVYIGEDDVLSNASCTTNCLAPLALVLQRAFGVETGMMTTIHASTASQKVLDGFSTKDIRQGRSAMGNIIPATTGAAQAVVKVLPELAGKFHGISVRVPVTNVSLVDLTVTLSTPVASKEALIRPFRAAAARRPIQSSTPHPDGPALAGVLGVSDEKLVSSDYLSSTQSSILDVDATVMLNDRTAKIVAWYDNEWGFSSRMCDLVAYMARRAGEE